A window of the Streptomyces finlayi genome harbors these coding sequences:
- a CDS encoding FecCD family ABC transporter permease, whose product MIRQLAGALALLVAAAGVALCLGTPYVAPHQLPAALTGDGLEAVILTELRLPRLVLAVTAGACLGAAGLVLQEALRNPLAVPEMIGVSSGAALGVAAPLVLALSVPAAAQPLLALGGAVFGGVLTLVAAGFGRSPSAVLLTGAAVSAALQAGLLVLMVLADQLDLQLIYRYLLGSLSARTWDDVVGLGPWLLVAVPALVLCAPVLGVLRLGDDDARALGVRVRWARFGALALAIVLIAPVVAVCGPVAWVGFLAPQLARRIRPGSEALSLLPWSALCGALVVLCADQPARLALAPVETPVGAWTALLGVPAGVALMRIRRDRPSRQASEGSDVMVGGGR is encoded by the coding sequence GTGATACGTCAACTGGCGGGCGCTCTCGCCCTCCTGGTGGCCGCCGCCGGTGTCGCGCTCTGCCTCGGTACGCCGTACGTGGCACCGCACCAGCTGCCCGCGGCGCTGACCGGGGACGGCCTGGAGGCGGTCATCCTGACCGAACTCCGGCTGCCCCGGCTGGTCCTCGCAGTCACCGCCGGAGCCTGTCTGGGAGCCGCGGGCCTGGTGCTCCAGGAAGCGCTGCGCAACCCCCTCGCGGTGCCGGAGATGATCGGCGTCTCCTCGGGCGCCGCCCTTGGCGTCGCCGCGCCCCTGGTGCTGGCGCTCTCGGTCCCCGCCGCGGCGCAGCCTCTGCTCGCGCTCGGCGGTGCGGTGTTCGGCGGGGTGCTCACGCTCGTCGCGGCGGGATTCGGGCGCAGCCCCTCCGCCGTGCTCCTGACCGGGGCGGCCGTGTCGGCGGCACTGCAGGCCGGGCTTCTGGTGCTGATGGTGCTGGCTGACCAACTGGACCTCCAGCTGATCTACCGCTACCTGCTGGGCAGTCTGTCCGCCCGCACCTGGGACGACGTGGTGGGCCTCGGGCCCTGGCTGCTCGTCGCGGTGCCCGCGCTGGTGCTGTGCGCTCCGGTCCTCGGTGTGCTGCGCCTCGGCGACGACGACGCCCGGGCCCTGGGCGTACGTGTCCGGTGGGCCCGCTTCGGTGCCCTGGCCCTCGCGATCGTGCTGATCGCCCCGGTCGTGGCGGTCTGCGGTCCGGTCGCCTGGGTCGGCTTCCTCGCCCCGCAGCTGGCGCGAAGGATCCGACCGGGGTCGGAAGCCCTGAGCCTGCTGCCGTGGTCGGCCCTGTGCGGTGCGCTGGTCGTGCTGTGCGCGGACCAGCCTGCCCGGCTCGCGCTGGCGCCGGTCGAGACGCCGGTCGGCGCGTGGACCGCGCTGCTCGGGGTTCCGGCAGGCGTGGCACTGATGCGCATCCGGCGCGACAGGCCCTCGCGGCAGGCGTCCGAAGGGAGTGACGTCATGGTGGGAGGAGGACGGTGA
- a CDS encoding ABC transporter substrate-binding protein yields MSRAARGIRRWAAAIVMGSFLVGCGATEEPAPGRAGADDSGPSTSVDVRPVEASHTITDAQGVTITAERQPKRVVCLVALCDDMLAELGMTPTASNSTLLAHPAFLGPERAGRIPVIPGGFISPEAEAILSHEPDLVIGLEDTHGKLAPALKGATTFWPVQPSTWEDSVGYLRNLAALTGRTEQAEAAEKRLRTKLAAAERNKSDKTALIIFGSDENFGVATPKNDVAAGLFPKISSYPWKGRGVEGSYSLEEILARDVDVLFVETLSFGASDGKLSAKLADNPLWSRIPAVRNDKVVEVNSEVWAKGRGTRSLGIVLDEATAALR; encoded by the coding sequence ATGTCGCGCGCAGCAAGAGGAATCCGCCGGTGGGCGGCGGCCATCGTGATGGGGTCGTTCCTGGTGGGATGCGGCGCCACCGAGGAGCCCGCGCCAGGCAGGGCCGGTGCGGACGACTCCGGTCCGAGCACGTCCGTGGACGTCCGGCCCGTCGAGGCGTCGCACACGATCACCGACGCCCAGGGCGTCACCATCACCGCCGAGCGGCAGCCGAAGCGCGTGGTGTGCCTCGTCGCCCTGTGCGACGACATGCTCGCCGAGCTGGGGATGACCCCGACGGCCAGCAACTCCACGCTGCTCGCCCACCCGGCGTTCCTGGGCCCCGAGCGGGCGGGCCGGATTCCGGTGATCCCCGGTGGCTTCATCAGCCCGGAGGCCGAGGCGATCCTGTCGCACGAGCCGGATCTCGTCATCGGCCTGGAGGACACGCACGGCAAGCTCGCCCCCGCCCTGAAGGGTGCGACCACCTTCTGGCCGGTCCAGCCCTCCACCTGGGAGGACAGCGTCGGCTATCTGCGGAACCTGGCCGCGCTGACCGGCCGTACGGAGCAGGCCGAGGCGGCTGAGAAGCGGCTGCGGACGAAGCTCGCCGCGGCGGAGAGGAACAAGAGCGACAAGACCGCGCTGATCATCTTCGGCAGTGACGAGAACTTCGGTGTGGCGACGCCGAAGAACGACGTCGCCGCCGGGCTCTTCCCGAAGATCTCCTCGTATCCCTGGAAGGGGCGCGGCGTCGAGGGCAGCTACAGCCTGGAGGAGATCCTCGCCCGCGATGTCGACGTGCTCTTCGTCGAGACGCTCTCCTTCGGCGCCTCGGACGGGAAGCTCTCCGCCAAGCTCGCCGACAACCCGCTCTGGTCGCGCATCCCGGCCGTGAGGAACGACAAGGTCGTCGAGGTGAACTCCGAGGTCTGGGCCAAGGGGCGGGGGACCCGTTCGCTCGGCATCGTCCTCGACGAGGCAACGGCCGCCCTGCGGTGA
- the rpsN gene encoding 30S ribosomal protein S14, giving the protein MAKKSKIAQNEKRKGVVARYAARRAELKEIVRRPASTDAERASAVAELRAQPRDASATRVRNRDSVDGRPRGHLRKFGLSRVRMREQAHAGFLPGVTKSSW; this is encoded by the coding sequence ATGGCCAAGAAGAGCAAGATCGCGCAGAACGAGAAGCGCAAGGGCGTCGTCGCGCGGTACGCGGCCCGGCGGGCCGAGCTGAAGGAGATCGTCCGGCGGCCGGCCTCGACCGACGCCGAACGGGCCTCAGCGGTCGCGGAGTTGCGTGCTCAGCCCCGTGACGCGAGTGCCACCAGGGTCCGTAACCGTGACTCCGTGGACGGCAGGCCCCGGGGGCACCTGCGGAAGTTCGGGCTGTCCCGGGTGCGGATGCGCGAGCAGGCGCACGCGGGATTCCTGCCGGGAGTCACCAAGTCGTCCTGGTGA
- the rpmB gene encoding 50S ribosomal protein L28 — protein sequence MSAHCQLTGAQPGFGNSISHSHRRTSRRFDPNIQRKRYWLPSEGRYVRLTLSARAIKAIDIIGIEAAVARIRARGVKL from the coding sequence ATGTCCGCCCACTGTCAGCTGACCGGCGCCCAGCCGGGCTTCGGCAACAGCATTTCCCACTCGCACCGGCGTACCTCGCGCCGCTTCGACCCGAACATCCAGCGCAAGCGCTACTGGCTTCCGAGCGAGGGCCGCTATGTGCGCCTGACCCTCAGCGCCAGGGCCATCAAGGCCATCGACATCATCGGCATCGAGGCCGCCGTGGCCCGTATTCGGGCGCGGGGAGTGAAGCTCTGA
- a CDS encoding beta-xylosidase/alpha-l-arabinosidase, with product MTANIDRAGVPTPAETTDSRAPASGATDHRTTPWRDPTLAPEARADALIAAMTLQEKISQLFGVWVGASDEGAEVAPFQHDMEEAVALDDLLPYGLGQLTRPFGTAPVDAAVGALSLSRTQERIAGANRFGIPALAHEECLAGFATWGATAYPVPLSWGATFHPELVREMAAAIGRDMRSVGVHQGLAPVLDVVRDARWGRVEETIGEDPYLVGTVATAYVRGLESAGVVATLKHFAGYSASRAGRNLAPVGMGARERADIILTPFEMAVRESGVRSVMHAYTDTDGIPSAADGPLLTGLLRDTWGFEGTVVADYFGIAFLKTLHGVAGTFGEAAGAALGAGVDVELPTVKAFGSPLSEAIEEGLVPEALVDRAVRRVLVQKARLGLLDPDWSPVSPALSGMAPGTERSGALRGTVRLDTDGNRALARRVAEQAVVLLSNDGTLPLATPPARIALIGPNADTPTAVLGCYAFPVHVGGQHPETPFGIELPTLRAALAAEFPHCEIVTARGADIDGSDTDGFAEAAGLAAGADLVIVALGDRAGLFGRGTSGEGCDAEDLALPGVQQQLLDALLGTGTPVVVTLLAGRPYALGSAVERAAAVVQSFFPGEEGTTAIASVLSGRTAPSGRLPVSVPRHPGSQPSTYLASRLGHSSDVSSIDPTPAFGFGHGLTYTRFEWSDLVVEHGRAPTDGEFALSCTIRNTGGRAGTEVLQVYLNDPVASVVQPVQRLIGYVRLDLLPGQAARVRARVPADLASFTGRDGHRIVEPGDLELRLSASSTDARLTARVTLTGPVRTVDHTRRLHMEVATEILADAP from the coding sequence GTGACCGCCAACATCGACCGCGCCGGCGTGCCGACACCCGCCGAGACCACCGACTCCCGGGCGCCGGCATCCGGCGCCACGGACCACCGCACCACGCCGTGGCGCGATCCCACGCTCGCTCCGGAGGCCAGGGCCGATGCCCTGATCGCCGCGATGACCCTCCAGGAGAAGATCTCCCAGCTCTTCGGCGTCTGGGTGGGCGCGTCCGACGAGGGCGCCGAAGTCGCCCCGTTCCAGCACGACATGGAGGAGGCCGTCGCCCTCGACGACCTCCTTCCGTACGGCCTCGGGCAGCTGACCCGCCCATTCGGAACGGCGCCGGTCGACGCGGCCGTGGGAGCGCTCTCGCTGTCGCGCACCCAGGAGCGGATCGCCGGAGCGAATCGATTCGGCATCCCGGCGCTCGCCCACGAGGAATGCCTCGCGGGCTTCGCCACCTGGGGTGCCACCGCCTACCCGGTACCCCTGTCCTGGGGTGCCACCTTCCATCCGGAACTGGTCCGTGAGATGGCCGCCGCGATCGGCCGCGACATGCGTTCCGTCGGCGTGCACCAGGGCCTCGCCCCGGTCCTCGACGTCGTACGCGACGCACGCTGGGGCCGCGTCGAGGAGACGATCGGCGAGGACCCCTACCTGGTGGGCACGGTCGCCACCGCGTACGTGCGGGGCCTGGAGTCGGCCGGTGTCGTCGCCACGCTCAAGCACTTCGCCGGGTACTCCGCCTCACGGGCGGGCCGCAACCTCGCGCCCGTCGGCATGGGGGCGCGCGAGCGGGCCGACATCATCCTGACGCCGTTCGAGATGGCCGTACGCGAAAGCGGCGTACGGTCCGTCATGCACGCCTACACCGACACCGACGGGATACCCTCCGCGGCCGACGGACCACTGCTTACCGGCCTGCTGCGCGACACCTGGGGCTTCGAGGGGACCGTCGTCGCCGACTACTTCGGCATCGCGTTCCTGAAGACGCTGCACGGTGTGGCGGGAACCTTCGGTGAGGCGGCCGGTGCCGCGCTCGGCGCGGGCGTGGACGTGGAGCTGCCGACCGTCAAGGCGTTCGGCAGCCCGCTGAGCGAGGCGATCGAGGAGGGTCTCGTACCCGAGGCCCTGGTGGACCGAGCGGTACGCCGCGTGCTCGTCCAGAAAGCCCGGTTGGGGCTGCTGGACCCGGACTGGAGTCCGGTGTCCCCGGCGCTGTCCGGGATGGCACCGGGCACAGAGCGGTCGGGAGCGCTGCGCGGAACCGTCCGGCTCGACACCGACGGGAACCGCGCACTCGCCCGCCGCGTAGCCGAGCAGGCCGTCGTGCTGCTGAGCAACGACGGCACGCTGCCCCTGGCGACGCCTCCCGCCCGCATCGCGCTGATCGGGCCCAACGCCGACACCCCCACCGCGGTCCTCGGCTGCTACGCCTTCCCGGTCCACGTCGGCGGCCAGCACCCGGAGACACCGTTCGGCATCGAACTCCCCACACTTCGGGCGGCGTTGGCGGCGGAGTTCCCGCACTGCGAGATCGTCACCGCCCGAGGCGCGGACATCGACGGCTCCGACACCGACGGCTTCGCCGAAGCCGCCGGACTGGCCGCGGGCGCCGACCTCGTGATCGTCGCGCTCGGCGACCGGGCCGGGCTCTTCGGGCGCGGCACGAGCGGAGAGGGGTGTGACGCCGAGGACCTGGCACTGCCCGGTGTGCAGCAGCAGTTGCTCGACGCCCTCCTCGGCACGGGCACCCCGGTCGTCGTCACCCTGCTCGCCGGGCGCCCCTACGCCCTCGGGAGCGCGGTGGAGCGGGCCGCCGCCGTCGTGCAGTCGTTCTTCCCCGGTGAGGAGGGGACGACGGCCATCGCCTCGGTGCTCAGCGGCCGGACCGCGCCGTCGGGCCGGCTGCCCGTCAGCGTGCCGCGCCATCCGGGCTCCCAGCCGTCCACGTATCTGGCGTCGCGGCTCGGCCACTCCAGCGATGTGTCCAGCATCGACCCGACGCCGGCGTTCGGGTTCGGCCACGGTCTGACGTACACCCGCTTCGAGTGGAGCGACCTCGTCGTGGAGCACGGCCGGGCGCCCACGGACGGGGAGTTCGCACTCTCCTGCACCATCCGCAACACCGGTGGGCGGGCGGGGACCGAGGTGCTCCAGGTGTATCTCAACGACCCGGTCGCCTCCGTCGTCCAGCCGGTGCAGCGCCTCATCGGTTACGTGCGCCTCGACCTCCTTCCGGGGCAGGCGGCGAGGGTGCGGGCGAGGGTTCCGGCGGACCTCGCGTCCTTCACTGGCCGTGACGGCCACCGGATCGTCGAACCGGGTGATCTCGAACTGCGGCTGAGCGCGTCGAGCACCGACGCGCGCCTGACGGCCCGGGTCACCCTGACCGGGCCGGTGCGCACGGTCGACCACACCCGGCGGCTGCACATGGAGGTGGCGACGGAGATCCTGGCGGACGCGCCGTAG
- a CDS encoding carbohydrate ABC transporter permease produces MSRNRPNYFAGFGSLVWLLVVGLPLYVMLVATFQSRPDYAANGPLAFPEHFTLDNYINDLNSGFAQYFLNTVIVTMCVVGIVVLLVPPLAYTIVRSRGRATTTVFRLFLLGLAIPSQAVVVPMFFVISEAGLYDNLIGVILPTAAFAMPVCALILTGVMRDITPDLYEAMTIDGASSRRVFFQLVLPLSRSGVSTIIVFSALQAWNGFLFPLVLTQSAETKVITMGLYDFQTEHGVDTPGLLAAVVLSMLPILIVYLFARRALVQGLMGVGGK; encoded by the coding sequence GTGAGCAGGAACCGTCCCAACTACTTCGCCGGTTTCGGCTCGCTGGTCTGGCTCCTCGTCGTCGGGCTGCCGCTGTACGTGATGCTCGTCGCCACGTTCCAGTCGCGCCCCGACTACGCGGCGAACGGCCCGCTGGCCTTCCCCGAGCACTTCACGCTCGACAACTACATCAACGACCTCAACAGCGGTTTCGCGCAGTACTTCCTCAACACGGTGATCGTCACCATGTGCGTGGTGGGCATCGTCGTGCTCCTCGTCCCGCCCCTGGCGTACACCATCGTCAGGAGCCGGGGCCGGGCCACCACCACGGTGTTCCGGCTGTTCCTCCTCGGCCTGGCGATCCCCTCGCAGGCGGTCGTCGTCCCGATGTTCTTCGTCATCAGCGAGGCCGGCCTCTACGACAACCTCATCGGCGTCATCCTGCCGACCGCGGCCTTCGCGATGCCGGTGTGCGCGCTGATCCTCACGGGCGTGATGCGTGACATCACCCCCGATCTGTACGAGGCGATGACGATCGACGGTGCCTCCTCCCGGCGGGTCTTCTTCCAGCTGGTGCTGCCGCTGTCCAGGAGCGGCGTCTCGACGATCATCGTCTTCTCCGCGCTCCAGGCGTGGAACGGCTTCCTCTTCCCCCTCGTCCTGACGCAGTCCGCGGAGACCAAGGTGATCACCATGGGGCTCTACGACTTCCAGACGGAACACGGAGTCGACACCCCCGGGCTGCTCGCCGCGGTCGTCCTTTCCATGCTCCCCATCCTGATCGTCTACCTGTTCGCCCGTCGTGCCCTGGTCCAGGGGCTGATGGGAGTCGGAGGAAAGTGA
- a CDS encoding carbohydrate ABC transporter permease: MTPPATAATRSEKVRRAGPSGIGAGRPGFLWAAPAAVFFGLFAIVPLVMVAVLSFASWDGLSDPEFAGLDNWRKLLDDPVMIKSLWLSVLLTLLGVVVQTPLSILLGVWAAGHQRNRAVLSAIYFVPMLLSIAAVSVLWRAVLDPNFGVPAQAKWLFGDGNLFGMQSSAIGVLVFVSTWQFTPLHTLIYQGAARAVPQVLYQAAQIDGAGTVRQFFHITLPQLRNSIITSMILMVVGGLTTFDTVLILTQGGPGSDTTISAYYMYQKAFKSFDYGAASAIALLLVLVSTLISLIVVRLSGYDKMRSTMEGL, translated from the coding sequence ATGACCCCACCTGCCACAGCCGCCACGCGCAGCGAGAAGGTCAGGAGGGCCGGCCCGTCCGGCATCGGAGCGGGCCGCCCGGGATTCCTCTGGGCGGCCCCCGCCGCCGTCTTCTTCGGCCTCTTCGCCATCGTCCCGCTCGTCATGGTCGCCGTACTCTCCTTCGCCAGCTGGGACGGTCTGAGCGACCCCGAGTTCGCCGGGCTCGACAACTGGAGGAAGCTCCTCGACGACCCGGTCATGATCAAGAGCCTCTGGCTGAGCGTCCTGCTCACCCTGCTCGGGGTCGTCGTCCAGACCCCGCTGAGCATCCTGCTCGGCGTCTGGGCGGCGGGGCACCAGCGCAACCGGGCCGTCCTCTCGGCCATCTACTTCGTCCCGATGCTGCTGTCCATCGCGGCCGTGTCCGTCCTGTGGCGCGCCGTCCTGGACCCCAACTTCGGGGTTCCCGCCCAGGCGAAGTGGCTCTTCGGCGACGGCAACCTGTTCGGGATGCAGTCCAGTGCGATCGGCGTCCTGGTCTTCGTCAGCACCTGGCAGTTCACCCCGCTGCACACACTGATCTACCAGGGCGCGGCCCGCGCGGTGCCGCAGGTCCTCTACCAGGCGGCGCAGATCGACGGCGCCGGCACGGTGCGGCAGTTCTTCCACATCACGCTGCCTCAGCTGCGCAACTCGATCATCACCTCCATGATCCTGATGGTGGTCGGCGGACTCACGACCTTCGACACCGTGCTCATCCTGACCCAGGGCGGACCGGGCAGCGACACGACCATCAGCGCCTACTACATGTACCAGAAGGCGTTCAAGAGCTTCGACTACGGAGCGGCGTCCGCCATCGCCCTCCTCCTCGTCCTCGTCTCCACGCTCATCTCGCTGATCGTGGTGCGGCTCTCGGGCTACGACAAGATGCGCAGCACCATGGAGGGACTGTGA
- a CDS encoding ABC transporter substrate-binding protein, whose translation MKQRARFSRTVVVGGAALALVLSLSACGGGSDAAGGDDTIHVLVYGDATNKVEKELVATFNKTSKVKAVLDTIPGADYQAKLQTIISSKQAPDVFFNWGGGSIKPFVDAGLLLPLDPFIAKEPDLKAKFLPSVFNSAVLDGTSYGVPMRGTQPVLLFNNGKVLKEAGVEPPKTWDDLLAAVKALKADGVTPIALGGGDRWPTLMWFEYLYDRIAGPELFQKALDGDQDAWASPDSRKALGMIKELVDSGAFGTNYDSVKFTDQGSPTLLATGKAAFELMGSWEYSTQQDAHPEFAENDLGYSAFPSVEGGKGDQANIVGNTNNFYSVHKKTKHPRAVAEFLKLMYSDQFVKAQLGVGNLPTTTNTEGFLDTAASPEFAKFQYDLVKAAPAFQLSWDQAYPQSAATTMHQSLQQFFNGSMDEDAFIEAMQALPTS comes from the coding sequence ATGAAGCAACGCGCACGGTTCTCGCGGACCGTTGTCGTCGGTGGTGCCGCGCTGGCCCTGGTGCTGTCCCTGTCCGCGTGCGGAGGGGGCTCCGACGCGGCCGGCGGCGACGACACCATCCACGTCCTGGTCTACGGGGACGCGACGAACAAGGTGGAGAAGGAGCTCGTCGCCACCTTCAACAAGACCTCGAAGGTGAAGGCCGTCCTGGATACGATCCCGGGCGCCGACTACCAGGCCAAACTGCAGACGATTATCAGCAGCAAGCAGGCGCCGGACGTCTTCTTCAACTGGGGCGGCGGCAGCATCAAGCCGTTCGTCGATGCCGGCCTGCTGCTCCCGCTGGACCCCTTCATCGCCAAGGAGCCCGACCTCAAGGCGAAGTTCCTGCCGTCCGTGTTCAACAGCGCGGTGCTCGACGGTACGTCGTACGGCGTCCCGATGCGCGGGACCCAGCCGGTGCTGCTGTTCAACAACGGCAAGGTCCTCAAAGAGGCCGGCGTAGAGCCGCCGAAGACCTGGGACGACCTGCTGGCGGCGGTCAAGGCGCTGAAGGCCGACGGCGTCACCCCGATCGCGCTGGGCGGCGGTGACCGGTGGCCGACACTGATGTGGTTCGAGTACCTCTACGACCGCATCGCCGGCCCGGAGCTCTTCCAGAAGGCCCTGGACGGCGACCAGGACGCCTGGGCGAGCCCGGACAGCAGGAAGGCGCTCGGCATGATCAAGGAGCTGGTGGACTCCGGGGCGTTCGGCACCAACTACGACTCCGTGAAGTTCACCGACCAGGGATCTCCCACGCTACTGGCCACCGGTAAGGCCGCGTTCGAGCTGATGGGTTCGTGGGAGTACTCGACCCAGCAGGACGCGCACCCCGAGTTCGCCGAGAACGACCTCGGCTACAGCGCCTTCCCGTCGGTCGAGGGCGGCAAGGGCGACCAGGCGAACATCGTCGGCAACACGAACAACTTCTACTCGGTCCACAAGAAGACGAAGCACCCGCGGGCCGTCGCCGAGTTCCTGAAGCTCATGTACTCGGACCAGTTCGTCAAGGCCCAGCTGGGCGTCGGGAACCTGCCGACCACGACGAACACCGAAGGCTTCCTGGACACCGCGGCCAGCCCCGAGTTCGCGAAGTTCCAGTACGACCTGGTCAAGGCGGCCCCGGCGTTCCAGCTCTCCTGGGACCAGGCGTACCCCCAGTCGGCGGCCACCACGATGCACCAGTCCCTCCAGCAGTTCTTCAACGGCTCGATGGACGAGGACGCCTTCATCGAGGCCATGCAGGCACTGCCGACCTCGTGA